Within the Drosophila miranda strain MSH22 chromosome Y unlocalized genomic scaffold, D.miranda_PacBio2.1 Contig_Y2_pilon, whole genome shotgun sequence genome, the region actcgatttgccacgaaaacttgaaatttagctggctcgtccctaatccaagataatgctgttgacgaatccgaccagcaatagaaccgacctgtaaagattcccatgtcctttacattcttcatgattttcgcaagcaaatgggctccacttaattccagcttaggaatcgatatagtctttagcggcgccactcgcgactttgagcacaaaacgtggctcaaagactgggcttccctggacacgacatacacgcaagcgccatatgcttctaagctggcatcacagaatccgtgaacttctgtagccacactagaacgaagaaccaagcgaggaaatgagatccgagaaatgcttgccaaactatttctcaagtccatccaagttgaatgcaacgctgagggtaggctttcatcccaatccaaattttctctccaaagctgctgaaggaagattttgcacatgacaatgactggatttatcaatccaagagggtcgtagaaccgcgcaatcgtagataaaaccgaccgctttgatggctttgagtttgtgtccagtgcggacaaggcaaaaagcagctgatccgaagcagggtcccacgctaagccgagagttttggcaatgtcgcttccatcattaaactttaggaacgtctctatgtcatcttcaggggttccctcaagtacttcctggtgactggagcaccatttcctaagtctaaaattaccacgggacagtaaagctgatgtttggtgcatcttgtccatgacctgtgcgaccgaattaccgcccgaaataaggtcatccacgtaaaactcctgccgcagagcagctgagccaagagggtaggactcaccctcgtcgatggccagctggtgcattgcgcggaccgctaaaaatgatgcagccctcgtcccgtatgtgacggtgtctaatgtgtagacttgaacctcggactcgatggaatctcgccataggatgcactgatacaaattgtcgggtggagacactcgtacgcagcggtacattttacaaatgtccccagtgagagcgactggatatgttcgaaagcgaatcaatatgttaaacaatgcaggctgaataacagggcctgtcatcatcacatcatttagagaatatccagttgatgtagctgcggatccgtcgaaaacgacacggagttttgtcgtcgtactgtcctcctttaggacacagtgatgaggcaagaaatatttgcagagactacgggaatcagggttgacttggtgcatatgatgcaaatcaatgtactccctcataaaggcggaataccgcttcttgagtgtaggattacgctccagttttcgctccagactgatgaaccgtcgataagcctgagcataagattctcctaaacgatcagtattgttatttagcggcagacgaactgcatactccccggatggcaaccgtgaaaggtggcttacgaaatgtgcttcacaatcgtcttcttctttggtattcaacccagcctccacacaattctcgacttcccaaaacatacgaagagttttatccaaccttgcttccatctcagctatcgaatctggacaattgtgcgtagccaaaagcgccgagcttgataccttctgtccaccgccagatacgatccacccaagccgggtcttctgcagaagaggcagtccatcggtgagtttgatttgagaatcggtaatcgtgggggcgatgagagcagtaagtgtagttgtgtaagcagaggtgcgagaatgcatacaaatgcttatggtggatccctcagtagaaacgctggtatcgcctagcccagacacaagtgcagacgattgagttcccctaagctgaagctgctgggcgaacctggatgtgacgagatgcagctgcgatcctgaatctaagatgtcacgacaaggaactaaaacgccagaccgattctttacgagaaccacggctgtagccagaagcacgacatcagagtgaagaccttggtcagcaagagaggtagacgaaggtagagacgagctgctagcagaattttgagcaacggaaagagtgtccggttgaacggtcagatcgggaggagtaatacctgggcagccttgtgttgtgggctgtatactatcgaagtgcaacaaactatgatgcctaccgccgcatactcgacattttccactattgcatgcgcgggtccggtgccccggctttaggcaattgaagcatagggaaagcttcttcacttctttgtggcgcagcaacggtgagagatttccgaatatcttgcacgagtatattccatggcccgctgagtggcaaaagacgcatacagacgggtcggcggaagagttggaagctacaaacgttttcttaacctgcgtataggtatggttttttcccacctgatcgctactagcgtgtgtcgctgtagcatattccaaccgctccattttctggcagcgttgctgcaagaattcgaagaattcctctgcggtgggtacagcatccgacgatgtgtgctcctcccatttggtttgcgtcttcgaatccaacttctgcagcagcatgttgatgaccatgaatcctgaaatctcctcagcagttcccaatgtctgcaacgctcgcatgtgtaaattgactgcatccgaaaactcccgaagccttttagcagaaggcgagtctaccctctttagcccaagaatcttcttgatgtgtgcctgggaAACAagtatttttttattaaagcgtttattaagtatatccagagccgcacgataattggcactggagagctctaacgatcgaaccgaatccaaagccgcatcagcgagcatcaatagccgagtcgattgagccatgtctgtctgtccgtctgtccgtccccttcagcgcctagtgctcaaagactataagagctagagcaacgatgttttggatccagacttctgtgatgtgtgtatgtcactgctacaaaaatatttcaaaacttcgccccgcccacttccgcccccacaaaggacgaaaatctgtggcatccacaattttaaagatatgagaacaCCAAAAATTGAATTGGATcgagaaaacaatttcattttttctcgccctgtctctctctaacacacacgtagcatatgcggctttgcttagagtaaaacattagcgcctagatctcagagactataaaagctagagcaaccaaatttggtatccacactcctaatatatcggaccgagacgagtttgtttcaaaatttcgccacaccccctttcgcccccgcaaaggacgaaaatctggggatattcaaaaatctcagagactattaaggctaaagtaacaaaatttggtatccgcactcctgttagatctaactataaaacgtgtatctcaaaatttcgccccacccccttccgcccacacaaaggacgaaaatctgttgcatccacaatattgcacattcaagaaaactaaaaacgcagaatcatagataatgaccatatctatcagattgctgaatctggatcagatcagataatttttatagccaaaaggaacaaatcaatttgcagtggctacgcagcgcccgacttcacgctcagactgattttctgtctctctcgcacgcactctttgtcgtgtcgtttaatattagcggcgtctgccggaggagagccatactgacttagtatcgggtataaccgtagagttgcggtgtccgcagcaactcacaacgttccccctcgtttttcttgAGTTGCCTGCTGATTGTAGTTCAATActtgtgttatttttggaagtgAAACTTGGTTTGCTAGTTTTTGATTGAAGCAACCTGTCTATGATGAAGTACAACGAAATATATTGAATTTTATTAGCAATGAACATGGAGTAGACTTATAATTTCTAAGGGACAGGGTGACGTAATGGGGTAGGGTAAGAATTTTAGGGATTTCCAGAACCTTCGCACCACTGgaaatcatggaagggtgggtatAGAATCGTGTGGGTCGACTTCCATCGCAAGACCTCACGCCCGCGAGAGTTTGGAACACGCCGACGAAAGCCCCTAGTACTTTCGGGTACGCCCTATGATTGTGCCATTTAATGTCCGTTATGCTCGGAATAGGCATAGTGTTGTTTTCGGAGTTCGCTCCCGGTAGAGTCACGGGattctaaaaaatttaaagtttatgtAGTAGGAGTCGAGACGCGGTCAAACGAACCTCCCCAAGTTACCGAATGAGCACGGAACCAAAGAATCCCCCCCGGCCGTGACCTCGACATCCCCTCCAATCCATCCCCTACTCACGTATAGCAATATATCGTGGAATTGTTACAGATTTCATCAGAGCTGCAGCTCTCAGGATGCTGGCAATATTCTGTTTGATGTCCAGCAGCAGAAAGTGATTGGGATGGAGGAGCTGCTGGTAGCGCACCAACAGAAATTCGTAGACTTGAAGTTCACCCTTGGCGTCGACTAAGGCCAGCACCTCATGGACATCGACAGCTGGCAGGATAGCGTTGCAGTCCACGCATCGCCAATTCCCACTACCATCCGGACCAATCTCGCAGATGGAGAAGCCTGCAGAGCATTCTCGGCACTTCTTGCTGCTCATGTGAGTTCCCATTTCTGTAGCGTCCTGGCAGCGAGAGCAGGAGCAGTCCAGGTGGCGGCTGAGGCGCAGCTGATGCTATCGCTGGCTGGTGCCCATCAGGGGATTCGTGTAGGAGTTGTAGATAACATCGCCGGCATTCAGGGGTACGGCTGCGTACAGCTTCATGGTAAACTGCTCGTCCAGGGCCACAACCGTGTTGGGAACACAGTGGTGGGGCAGGCCAGCTCCACAGACGAAGACCCCTTTCAAGGTCTCGCCATCCCGACCAGTCACTTCGAAGGCGTTGCAATCAATGCGCACGCAGTGGGCATGGAGCACGTCCGCTGTCAACTGCTGCGTGGGCAAGGCCTCAACCAAGCCACTGGCCAGCAGCGGGCGCACTACTTGCTCCTCGTGTTCCTGCCACATGCCCTCGCCATCGCGATAGTCCTCTAGATTCACGGACCGCTCGAAGAGTGTCTGGCAGTCAGCTCGCGTGGCTGGATCCTCGAGCAGCAGGAGTAGTTTCAGCAACGCACATATTCCAGCAACGTTTCGCCAGCATCGATGTTGATGTTGGCCACCAGATGCCTAAATGGAATGGAAATCAAATCTGTTTTAAATTTGTACGG harbors:
- the LOC117193193 gene encoding uncharacterized protein LOC117193193; the protein is MWQEHEEQVVRPLLASGLVEALPTQQLTADVLHAHCVRIDCNAFEVTGRDGETLKGVFVCGAGLPHHCVPNTVVALDEQFTMKLYAAVPLNAGDVIYNSYTNPLMGTSQR